A segment of the Streptomyces pactum genome:
GCCACCTCGTCCGCCGTCAGCACGTATCCGGTCCGGGCGTCGGAGGTGGAGCGGGCGAAGACCACGCCGTACACCCGGCCGTCGGTGGTCAGCAGGGGACCGCCGGAGTTGCCGGGGCGGACCGTGGAGCGGATCGAGTAGATCTCCCGGGTGACGTTCGCGTCGCTGTAGATGTTCTGTCCGGTCGCCCGTATCCGGTTCGCCACCGTCGCCGCGCGCAGGTCCAGGTCGCCGTCCTGCGGATAGCCCGCGACCACCGCGGGGTCGCCGCGCTCCGCGTCGTCGTCGAACCGCAGGACGGGCGCGGCCAGGTCCGGGACGTACAGCACGGCCACGTCCTCGCCCGGGTCGAACAGCACCACCCGCGCCTCGTACGACGGGCCCACCCCGCCGACCCGCACGGTCGGGTCGTCGATGCCGGCCACCACGTGGGCGTTGGTCATCACGTGCTCCGGCGCGTAGACGAAGCCGCTGCCCTCCCGGCCCTGGGTGCCGGCGACGCCCTCGACCTTGACCGTGCTGAGCTTGGCCGCGTTGGTGGCCGCCGCCGTGACGCTGTCGCCGGAGGGGTCGGCGACCTGGGCGGTCGACTCGTTCTCGAACGGGTTGAAGACCCGCGGGAACCCCGCCTCGGTCAGTGCGGACGTCGCCCGGGAGAACCACGCCGGGGTGGTGTCCGGCATCGTCCGCTGCACCGCGCCCAGCACCGTCGAGTCCCGGATCGCCGAGGTCAGCAGCGAGGACGAGGACGCCGCCAGCACGCTCGCCGCCACCCACGCCACGATCAGCGCGGCCGCCGCGTTGGCCACCGCGCCGCCGACACCGTCGGCGACCCGGAGCGGGCCGGCGTCCAGCTCCCGGCGCAGCCGCAGCGCCAGCCGCCCCGCCAGTTCGTGGCCGGCCACCGCCGGCAGCAGCACCGTGAACACGGCGGTCACCGTCGCCGCCGTCGACCCCGGCGACACCAGGTCCATCACCCACGGCAGGACCCACACGCCGATCACCGCGCCGCCCACGAAGCCGGCCAGCGAGACACAGCCGGCCAGCAGTCCGCGCCGGTAGCCGGAGGCCGCGTAGGCCAGCACCACCAGCACCAGCACGATGTCGAGCAGGTCCACGCGAGCCGCCTTTCCGTCCGGGCCCCGCGGGCCTCGGTCCCTGAGTACGTGCCGGACGGTCCCGGTGATCAGCCCGCGACGCCGTGGCTGTCCGGCTACGGCCCCCGTGCGTGTCGGCGAGTGAGTACGAGTGAGTGCGAGTGGGAGCGGTCAAACGGAAAACGTCGTGGACCGGGACGATGGTTCCACCGCGTGGCACAGCACACATCGCGGGCGGACCGGATCCGCCGGACAGTGGATCCATGCGTGTCTTCCGAGGACCGCCCGACGCCCGGGAACGGCGCGCGGTTCCCATGCCGGGCGCCGCCCGCCTGCCGGGCGCGGTACGCGTGCTGCTCGGCTGCCTGCCCGGTCTGGCCGCCGTCGCCGCACTGGCGCTGTGCGCGAGCGGGGTGGAACGGGCCGCCGCGGCGCACCCCCGGCCGGCCGCGGCGGACCGGCACACCGCGCCCCGGCCGCCCGTCGTGCCCCGGTCGGTCTGGCTGGGCGACGCCGCCCGCGCGCAGCCGCCCCCGCGCTACGACGACAAGATCCTCGCCGTCTTCGTCCACCACACGGACACGCCGAACGGCTACGACTGCGCCGACGTGCCGGCCATCCTCCGCGGCGTCTACACCGGTCAGACCGGCGCGCGGGACTGGGACGACATCGGCTACAACTTCGTCGTCGACCGCTGCGGCACCATCTACGAGGGCCGCGCGGGCGGCATCGACCGGGCCGTCACCGGCGCCCACACCCAGGGCTTCAACCACCGCACCACCGGGATCGCCGCCCTCGGCACCTTCACCGCCGGCGTGCCCGTGCCCGACGCGCTGACCGACGCCATCGCCGCGCTGACCGCCTGGAAGCTCGGCCGTACCGACACCGATCCGCGTGGAAAGGCCAGCCTGGTCTCCAGCAACGGCCTCAGCCGGTACGCCGTCGGCGCCACCGCCACCCTGCCCGCCGTCGCGGGCCACGACGAGGGCTACCAGACGAGCTGCCCGGGCGCCGCCCTCACCGCCCGCCTCCCGGACATCAGGCAGGAGGCGGCCCGGCTCCAGGGCCGGCCCGGCTGACCTCGGCGCCGACCGGCCCCAGGCGTACCTCCCGTCGGACACGGGCCGCCGCCGTACCGCGTGAGCGGGGGCGGGCGGGTCAGTCCTGCCCGAACCGCTCCCACAGGCGGGGAAACCGCGCGGCGAGCGCCCGGTCGTCCTCCAGGTCGATCGGGGCGCCCAGCGGCTCCGCCGGAGCGGGCGCGATGCCCAGGTCGGGGGCGACGGTGCCGGTGAGCTGCTCGTAGGCCTCGTCGGCCGCGTAGCCGAGCTCCTCGCCGTCGCCGTCCAGTTCCTCGTCGAAGTCGTCCAGCAGCTCGGCGAGCGAGTCGGGATCGTGCACCGCGCCCTCGTACACCTCGCGGCCCTGGCCGATCAGCCAGCACCGGAAGTAGTCGAAGGCGTCGTCGCTCGCCCCGCCGAGCAGCACCCACGCGGCGCCCCACAGGTCCCAGGTGCAGGCGCGGTTGTAACGGGCCTCGAAGTGGCGGGCGAAGTCGAGCACCAGGTCCGGGTCCATCCCGAGGAGCCGCTCCACGAGCAGGTCGGCCTGGTCCTCGGGGTCGCCGTCGGCGCCCTGCCGGGTGGCGTCGATCAGCTCCCAGAACTCCGTCTCGTCCATCACGGGTCCAGCATCGGCCCTGCAGGGGTGGTACGCACGTGGAGTGCGGCGGATCGTTATGTGCCGGCCGGATCCGCCTCCCCGTCCACCCCGCCCCCGTCCAACCCGTCCCCGTCCACCCCGTCGGCCTCGGACCTGTCCCCGTCCACCCCGTCGGCCTCCGACCCGTCCACGTCCGCCCCGTCGCCTTTCGGGCCGTCCCCGTCCGCCCCGTCGCCGTACAACCCGGCCAGCCGCCGTGCGTCCCGCGCGAACCGCTCCCGCAGCGTCCGTGGTGCCAGCACCTCCGCCTCCGGACCGAGCCCCGCGAGCTGCGTGTACGCGACCTCCTCGGACTCCACGGGCAGCGTCACCGTCACCCACCCGTCCGCGTCCGGCGCGCCGGCGGCCGCCAGCGCCTCCCGGGCGGACAGCGCGCCGACGGCGTACGGCAGCCCCCGCGCCCCCTGCGCCGACAGCCGCACCACGACCTCCGCCCGCAGGATCGACCGGGCGAACTGCTCGGCCCGTTCCGCCCAGAACGCGGGCAGGTCGAAGCCGTCGTCCCGCGCGAAGCGCTCCTCACCCGCCTCCACCGCCGTGAACCGGTCGATGCGGTACACCCGGAAGGCCCCGTCGTCCGCCGCCCGCGCGACCCGCGCGCACAGGTACCAGACCCCCGCCTTCAGCACGAGCCCGTACGGCTCCAGCTCCCGGACGACCTCGTCCTCCCCGCGCCGGTAGCGCGCGGCGACGGTCCGGTCGTCCCAGACCGCGTCCGCGACCGCCGGCAGCAGCTCGGGCGTCTCCGGCTCCCGGAACCAGTTCGGCGCGTCCAGGTGAAACCGCTGCGCGGCCGTACGGGAGGCGTCCCGGAGGGAGGGGAGCAGGGCCGCCGACACCTTCAGGCGGGCCGCGGACGCGGCGTCCTGAAGACCCATCTCGCGCAGCGCCCCCGGCACCCCGGACAGGAACAGTGCCTCCGCCTCGCCCCGGGCGAGTCCGGTCAACCGGGTGCGGTAGCCGCCGATCAGCCGGTAGCCGCCGACCCGGCCGCGCTCCGCGTACACCGGCACGCCCGCCTCCGACAGCGCCTGCGCGTCCCGCGTCACGGTCCGCTCCGACACCTCCAGCTCCCGGGCCAGCTCGGTGGCGGTCATCGACGGGCGGGACTGGAGGAGGAGCACCATCTTGATCAGGCGGGCAGCGCGCATGCCCACATGATGCAGGAGAACGCGGAAGGCCCCCGCCGCGGCGGGGGCCTCCTCACGTCGTACCGGTCCTTACAGGCCGTAGCGCTCGCGCGCCTCCTTCACGGCCGTCGCCTTGACCTCGCCGCGCCCCGCGAGCTGGGCCAGGGCCGCGACCACGATGGACTCGGCGTCGACGCCGAAGTGGCGGCGGGCGGCCTCACGGGTGTCCGACAGACCGAAGCCGTCGGCGCCCAGCGAGGACCAGTCCTGCTCGACCCACTGCGCGATCTGGTCCGGGACCTGACGCATGTAGTCGGAGACCGCGAGGACCGGGCCCTCGGCGCCCTGGAGCGCCTGACGGACGTACGGCACCCGCTCCTCGCCGCGCAGCAGCGCCGCGTCGGCCTCCATCGCGTCCCGGCGCAGCTCCGTCCAGGAGGTCGCGGACCACACGTCGGCGGCCACACCCCACTCCTCGGTGAGCAGTCGCTGCGCCTTCAGCGCCCAGTGGATCGCCGTGCCGGAACCCAGGAGCTGGATGCGCGGGGCGTTCGCGGCCGGGGCCAGGCCCGCCGTCTCCGCCGTGTTGAAGCGGTACAGGCCCTTGACGATGCCCTCGTCCACGCCGGCGGCGGACGGCTTGGCCGGCTGCGGCATCGGCTCGTTGTAGACGGTCAGGTAGTAGAAGACGTTCGGGTCCTCGTCCGGGGCCGCCTCGCCGTACATCCGGCGCAGACCGTCCTTGACGATCGCCGCGACCTCGTAGGCGAAGGCCGGGTCGTACGTCAGCGCCGCCGGGTTGGTCGCCGCGATCGCGGGCGAGTGGCCGTCCGCGTGCTGGAGGCCCTCACCGGTCAGCGTGGTCCGGCCGGCCGTGGCGCCGACCAGGAAGCCGCGGCCGAGCTGGTCGCCGAGCTGCCACATCTGGTCGGCCGTGCGCTGCCAGCCGAACATCGAGTAGAAGATGTAGAACGGGATCATCGCCTCGCCGTGCGTCGCGTACGACGTGGAAGCGGCGATGAAGTCGGCCATCGAACCGGCCTCGGTGATCCCCTCGTTGAGGATCTGGCCGTTCTCGGCCTCCTTGTAGTACATGAGCTGGTCGCGGTCGACCGGCTCGTACGTCTGGCCCTTGGGCGAGTAGATGCCCAGGGACGGGAAGAGGCTCTCCATGCCGAAGGTGCGCGCCTCGTCGGGGACGATCGGCACCCAGCGCTTGCCGGTCTCCTTGTCGCGGACCAGGTCCTTGACCAGGCGGACGAAGGCCATCGTGGTGGCCACGCTCTGCGAACCGGAGCCCTTGTCGAAGGACGCGAACGCCTTCTCGGCGGGCGCGGGCAGCGGCGCGACCGGGTGCACGCGGCGGGCCGGGGCCGGACCGCCGAGGGCGGCGCGGCGCTCCTGGAGGTAGCGGACCTCGGGGGAGTCGGCGCCCGGGTGGCCGTAGGGGACCACGCCGTCGGTGAAGTCGCTGTCCTTGATCGGCAGGCCGAGCAGGTCGCGCATGTCCTTGAACTCGTCCACCGAGAGCTTCTTCATCTGGTGGTTGGCGTTCTTGGACGCGAAGCCCTTGCCGAGGGTGTGGCCCTTGACCGTCTGGGCCAGGATCACGGTCGGCGCGCCCTTGTGGGCGAGCGCGGCCCGGTAGGCGGCGTAGACCTTGCGGGACTCGTGGCCGCCGCGCGAGTAGTGGAAGCACTCGAGGATCTTGTCGTCGCTCAGCAGCTTCGCCATCTCGACGAGCGCCGGGTCCTTGCCGAAGAAGTCCTCGCGGATGTAGGCGGCGTCGCGCGTCTGGTACGTCTGCACCTGCGCGTCCGGTACCTCGCGCAGGCGGCGTACGAGCGCGCCGGTGGTGTCGAGCTGGAACAGCTCGTCCCACGCCGTGCCCCACAGCGACTTCACGACGTTCCAGCCGGCGCCGCGG
Coding sequences within it:
- a CDS encoding MarP family serine protease — encoded protein: MDLLDIVLVLVVLAYAASGYRRGLLAGCVSLAGFVGGAVIGVWVLPWVMDLVSPGSTAATVTAVFTVLLPAVAGHELAGRLALRLRRELDAGPLRVADGVGGAVANAAAALIVAWVAASVLAASSSSLLTSAIRDSTVLGAVQRTMPDTTPAWFSRATSALTEAGFPRVFNPFENESTAQVADPSGDSVTAAATNAAKLSTVKVEGVAGTQGREGSGFVYAPEHVMTNAHVVAGIDDPTVRVGGVGPSYEARVVLFDPGEDVAVLYVPDLAAPVLRFDDDAERGDPAVVAGYPQDGDLDLRAATVANRIRATGQNIYSDANVTREIYSIRSTVRPGNSGGPLLTTDGRVYGVVFARSTSDARTGYVLTADEVADDARRAADATEAVDTGEPVTS
- a CDS encoding peptidoglycan recognition protein family protein; protein product: MVPPRGTAHIAGGPDPPDSGSMRVFRGPPDARERRAVPMPGAARLPGAVRVLLGCLPGLAAVAALALCASGVERAAAAHPRPAAADRHTAPRPPVVPRSVWLGDAARAQPPPRYDDKILAVFVHHTDTPNGYDCADVPAILRGVYTGQTGARDWDDIGYNFVVDRCGTIYEGRAGGIDRAVTGAHTQGFNHRTTGIAALGTFTAGVPVPDALTDAIAALTAWKLGRTDTDPRGKASLVSSNGLSRYAVGATATLPAVAGHDEGYQTSCPGAALTARLPDIRQEAARLQGRPG
- a CDS encoding DUF4240 domain-containing protein, with the translated sequence MDETEFWELIDATRQGADGDPEDQADLLVERLLGMDPDLVLDFARHFEARYNRACTWDLWGAAWVLLGGASDDAFDYFRCWLIGQGREVYEGAVHDPDSLAELLDDFDEELDGDGEELGYAADEAYEQLTGTVAPDLGIAPAPAEPLGAPIDLEDDRALAARFPRLWERFGQD
- a CDS encoding helix-turn-helix transcriptional regulator, translated to MRAARLIKMVLLLQSRPSMTATELARELEVSERTVTRDAQALSEAGVPVYAERGRVGGYRLIGGYRTRLTGLARGEAEALFLSGVPGALREMGLQDAASAARLKVSAALLPSLRDASRTAAQRFHLDAPNWFREPETPELLPAVADAVWDDRTVAARYRRGEDEVVRELEPYGLVLKAGVWYLCARVARAADDGAFRVYRIDRFTAVEAGEERFARDDGFDLPAFWAERAEQFARSILRAEVVVRLSAQGARGLPYAVGALSAREALAAAGAPDADGWVTVTLPVESEEVAYTQLAGLGPEAEVLAPRTLRERFARDARRLAGLYGDGADGDGPKGDGADVDGSEADGVDGDRSEADGVDGDGLDGGGVDGEADPAGT
- the aceE gene encoding pyruvate dehydrogenase (acetyl-transferring), homodimeric type, producing MTDPKAIQPSELDQLPDRDPEETAEWRASLDAVTKAAGPHRAAYLMRRTLERAEGAGLALPKLLETDYVNSIPTADEPAVDGDEAMEQRITAWNRWNAAAMVTRGSKHGVGGHIATFASAAWLYETGFNHFFKGKEGDGSGDQLYIQGHASPGIYARAFLDGRLSEEQLDNFRREAGGNGLPSYPHPRRLPWLWEFPTVSMGLGPISAIYQARFNRYLTSRGIKDLTDSHVWAFLGDGEMDEPESTTALTLASREGLDNLTFVINCNLQRLDGPVRANFKIVQELEAQFRGAGWNVVKSLWGTAWDELFQLDTTGALVRRLREVPDAQVQTYQTRDAAYIREDFFGKDPALVEMAKLLSDDKILECFHYSRGGHESRKVYAAYRAALAHKGAPTVILAQTVKGHTLGKGFASKNANHQMKKLSVDEFKDMRDLLGLPIKDSDFTDGVVPYGHPGADSPEVRYLQERRAALGGPAPARRVHPVAPLPAPAEKAFASFDKGSGSQSVATTMAFVRLVKDLVRDKETGKRWVPIVPDEARTFGMESLFPSLGIYSPKGQTYEPVDRDQLMYYKEAENGQILNEGITEAGSMADFIAASTSYATHGEAMIPFYIFYSMFGWQRTADQMWQLGDQLGRGFLVGATAGRTTLTGEGLQHADGHSPAIAATNPAALTYDPAFAYEVAAIVKDGLRRMYGEAAPDEDPNVFYYLTVYNEPMPQPAKPSAAGVDEGIVKGLYRFNTAETAGLAPAANAPRIQLLGSGTAIHWALKAQRLLTEEWGVAADVWSATSWTELRRDAMEADAALLRGEERVPYVRQALQGAEGPVLAVSDYMRQVPDQIAQWVEQDWSSLGADGFGLSDTREAARRHFGVDAESIVVAALAQLAGRGEVKATAVKEARERYGL